A single region of the Dunckerocampus dactyliophorus isolate RoL2022-P2 chromosome 3, RoL_Ddac_1.1, whole genome shotgun sequence genome encodes:
- the LOC129179068 gene encoding protocadherin-20, with amino-acid sequence MDLDINMVNRKHPRLGKSGEIWGFFILLLYTSPRSCFATFSQAKEQIYRIKEGLPKGTFIGAIGVDLNLDFTVDPPYLFSLAQKRVSEQYVTLNNTTGEFFTSATEIDRETLCPYNSDTQGCFLSMDVFVLPQQYFQLIKVKVVIEDVNDNRPKFPVDEILISVPENTPINSRYAVEQSAGDPDLGLHGVQTYWLVNDFGVFTLDVEENEGGELTPFLIVTEFLDRETQAEYITDIIAEDGGTPPLLGAATLKIVILDVNDNCPQFTESHLNVTLHGNSSKGTHLARLHAFDPDLGDNAQISYAYSERVPRETRSLFHLNRTTGVIKLAEKIDTGTAMFYKLTVLANGPGCIPAVATVVVHITKVHLGPPAVIPRYIASEKDGVVRLKESEPVFSPIAFFTVKNIHVNQRVECHLEGAGPFRIGPYQLLKNEYLLETTEPLDYEMTQEYNLIVVAENGQGLVIKTFLKVQILDENDNAPVFQQSLVEVFLDENNPPNTYLTQLHATDQDSGSQGEVIYLLGGDAPGIFLIDHVTGILTVTTSLDREEKETYRFIVRAVDQGTPRRESLATVVVTVQDRNDNSPRFINKDFTFFVPENFPGYGEIGVLSVMDADAGKNGWVALSILNGSDIFMIDTGRGTLRAKTSLDREQQGTYQLWIEAADGGEPALSTVTMVTVLLLDVNDNPPIVLFPQSNQSYMLVLPNTLPGTSITEVYAVDNDTGMNAVIAYSIIKRKGGEPGSFAINPETGNITLERELSNRGLYSLLVKVSDHGQPEPLYSTVMVNFFVNETVSNESYIQSLLTREADIEIEERPWHIGQLREGPERYDMCPCKPALIALAVTCLGLLLSLVTLTGCICLKRFSKQKTKSEVDLPLKLKKDSTLVKNRKLRHVSNI; translated from the exons ATGGACTTGGACATAAACATGGTCAACAGAAAACACCCCAGGCTTGGCAAAAGCGGGGAAATATGG GGATTTTTCATCCTCTTGCTTTACACCAGCCCTCGTTCCTGTTTTGCAACCTTCAGTCAAGCAAAAGAACAAATCTATaggataaaggagggattacccAAAGGGACCTTCATAGGAGCCATTGGAGTGGACTTAAATTTGGATTTTACAGTTGACCCCCCCTATTTATTCAGTCTGGCTCAAAAGAGGGTCAGTGAACAGTATGTGACACTCAATAATACTACCGGAGAGTTTTTTACATCTGCGACAGAGATTGACAGGGAGACGCTTTGTCCCTATAACTCAGACACACAAGGATGTTTCCTCTCAATGGATGTCTTTGTGCTTCCCCAGCAATATTTTCAGCTTATCAAAGTTAAGGTCGTTATTGAGGATGTGAATGACAACAGACCAAAGTTTCCTGTGGATGAAATCCTTATATCTGTTCCAGAAAACACACCGATCAATTCTCGTTATGCGGTCGAACAGTCTGCAGGTGACCCAGACCTGGGTCTTCATGGAGTGCAGACCTATTGGCTTGTGAATGACTTTGGTGTGTTCACACTCGACGTTGAGGAGAATGAAGGAGGGGAGCTGACACCCTTCCTTATTGTGACAGAATTTTTAGATCGAGAGACACAAGCTGAATACATCACAGACATTATTGCAGAGGATGGGGGTACCCCTCCTCTACTTGGTGCAGCCACTTTAAAAATTGTCATCTTAGATGTGAATGATAACTGTCCCCAATTCACAGAGTCTCACCTTAATGTAACTCTGCATGGGAACTCCTCCAAAGGCACACATTTGGCACGTCTGCATGCTTTTGACCCTGACCTTGGCGATAATGCTCAGATCAGCTATGCTTATAGTGAACGTGTGCCAAGGGAGACCAGAAGCTTGTTCCATTTGAACAGAACTACAGGAGTGATCAAACTAGCAGAGAAAATAGACACAGGTACAGCCATGTTTTACAAACTCACTGTTCTGGCCAATGGTCCTGGTTGTATTCCCGCTGTTGCCACTGTTGTTGTTCACATCACCAAGGTTCATTTGGGGCCTCCTGCTGTCATACCTCGATACATTGCATCCGAAAAAGATGGGGTGGTAAGACTCAAGGAGTCTGAGCCAGTGTTTTCTCCTATTGCTTTTTTTACtgtcaaaaacatacatgtcaatcaaagggtggagtgccatttGGAAGGCGCTGGTCCTTTTAGGATTGGGCCCTATCAGCTCCTCAAAAATGAATACCTCCTTGAAACCACAGAGCCACTGGATTATGAAATGACACAGGAGTACAATCTCATTGTAGTTGCTGAAAATGGTCAGGGGCTCGTCATCAAGACTTTCCTCAAGGTGCAAATTCTGGATGAGAATGACAACGCTCCAGTCTTTCAGCAGTCTTTGGTGGAAGTATTTTTAGATGAGAACAATCCCCCCAACACCTATCTTACCCAGCTCCATGCCACAGACCAAGACAGTGGAAGCCAAGGTGAAGTCATCTATCTTCTTGGAGGCGATGCCCCGGGGATCTTTCTCATAGATCATGTGACAGGCATCCTGACTGTGACTACATCACTGGaccgtgaggagaaggaaacaTACCGCTTCATTGTGAGAGCAGTGGATCAGGGAACCCCAAGGAGGGAGTCACTTGCTACTGTTGTGGTGACAGTACAAGACCGCAATGACAACAGCCCGCGCTTCATCAACAAGGATTTCACCTTCTTTGTGCCGGAGAACTTTCCTGGTTACGGTGAGATCGGAGTGCTCTCAGTCATGGATGCTGACGCAGGGAAAAATGGCTGGGTGGCCCTTTCCATTCTCAATGGCAGTGACATATTCATGATAGACACAGGCCGAGGCACACTTAGGGCCAAGACCTCGCTGGACCGAGAGCAACAGGGGACCTACCAGCTGTGGATTGAGGCCGCAGATGGTGGGGAACCCGCACTCTCCACTGTTACAATGGTGACTGTGCTGCTTTTGGATGTCAATGACAACCCACCGATTGTCCTTTTCCCACAGTCCAATCAGTCCTACATGCTGGTGCTACCCAACACCCTGCCGGGAACATCCATCACAGAGGTGTACGCTGTGGATAACGATACAGGCATGAATGCTGTGATTGCATACAGTATCATTAAAAGGAAGGGAGGGGAGCCTGGATCTTTTGCCATCAACCCCGAAACAGGAAATATCACTTTAGAGAGGGAACTGAGCAACCGTGGTCTCTACAGCCTTCTGGTAAAGGTCAGTGATCATGGTCAGCCAGAGCCACTTTACTCAACAGTTATGGTGAACTTCTTTGTGAACGAAACAGTGAGCAATGAAAGCTACATCCAGAGTTTGCTGACCAGAGAGGCTGATATTGAAATAGAGGAGAGACCCTGGCACATTGGTCAGTTGAGAGAGGGACCTGAGAGGTATGACATGTGCCCATGTAAACCTGCCCTCATTGCCCTTGCAGTGACATGCCTCGGGCTGCTCTTGTCCCTTGTTACACTGACAGGTTGCATATGCTTAAAAAGGTTTTCGAAGCAAAAGACAAAATCAGAAGTTGACTTGCCTTTAAAACTCAAAAAAGACTCTACGCTGGTCAAAAATAGGAAGCTCAGACATGTCTCAAACATTTAA